From one Felis catus isolate Fca126 chromosome E2, F.catus_Fca126_mat1.0, whole genome shotgun sequence genomic stretch:
- the FOSB gene encoding protein fosB isoform X2, with the protein MFQAFPGDYDSGSRCSSSPSAESQYLSSVDSFGSPPTAAASQECAGLGEMPGSFVPTVTAITTSQDLQWLVQPTLISSMAQSQGQPLASQPPAVDPYDMPGTSYSTPGMSGYGSGGASGSGGPSTSGTASGPGPARPARARPRRPREETETDQLEEEKAELESEIAELQKEKERLEFVLVAHKPGCKIPYEEGPGPGPLAEVRDLPGSASAKEDGFSWLLPPPPPPPLPFQTGQDASPNLTASLFTHSEVQVLGDPFPVVNPSYTSSFVLTCPDVSAFTGAQRPSGSDQPSDPLNSPSLLAL; encoded by the exons ATGTTTCAAGCTTTCCCCGGAGACTACGACTCCGGCTCCCGGTGCAGCTCCTCACCCTCCGCCGAGTCTCAGTATCTGTCTTCGGTGGACTCCTTCGGCAGTCCACCCACTGCCGCCGCCTCCCAG GAGTGCGCCGGTCTCGGGGAAATGCCCGGTTCCTTCGTGCCCACGGTCACCGCGATCACAACCAGCCAGGACCTCCAGTGGCTCGTGCAACCCACCCTCATCTCTTCCATGGCCCAGTCCCAGGGGCAACCACTGGCCTCCCAGCCCCCGGCCGTCGACCCCTACGACATGCCAGGAACCAGTTACTCCACGCCGGGCATGAGTGGCTACGGCAGTGGCGGAGCCAGTGGCAGTGGCGGGCCTTCCACCAGCGGAACCGCCAGCGGACCTGGGCCTGCCCGTCCGGCCCGAGCCCGGCCTAGGAGACCCCGAGAGGAGACG GAGACAGATCAGctggaggaagaaaaggcagagctGGAGTCGGAGATCGCCGAGCTCCAGAAGGAGAAGGAACGTCTGGAGTTTGTGCTGGTGGCCCACAAACCGGGCTGCAAGATCCCCTACGAAgaggggccggggccgggcccgCTGGCGGAGGTGAGAGATTTGCCGGGGTCAGCATCCGCTAAGGAAGATGGTTTCAGCTGGCTGCTGccgcccccaccaccaccgcccctGCCCTTCCAGACCGGCCAAGACGCATCCCCCAACCTGACAGCTTCTCTCTTTACACACAGTGAAGTTCAAGTCCTCGGTGACCCCTTCCCCGTTGTTAACCCTTCGTACACTTCCTCGTTTGTCCTCACCTGCCCGGACGTCTCCGCGTTCACCGGCGCCCAACGCCCCAGCGGCAGTGACCAGCCTTCCGACCCCCTGAACTCGCCCTCCCTTCTTGCTCTGTGA
- the FOSB gene encoding protein fosB isoform X1, producing the protein MFQAFPGDYDSGSRCSSSPSAESQYLSSVDSFGSPPTAAASQECAGLGEMPGSFVPTVTAITTSQDLQWLVQPTLISSMAQSQGQPLASQPPAVDPYDMPGTSYSTPGMSGYGSGGASGSGGPSTSGTASGPGPARPARARPRRPREETLTPEEEEKRRVRRERNKLAAAKCRNRRRELTDRLQAETDQLEEEKAELESEIAELQKEKERLEFVLVAHKPGCKIPYEEGPGPGPLAEVRDLPGSASAKEDGFSWLLPPPPPPPLPFQTGQDASPNLTASLFTHSEVQVLGDPFPVVNPSYTSSFVLTCPDVSAFTGAQRPSGSDQPSDPLNSPSLLAL; encoded by the exons ATGTTTCAAGCTTTCCCCGGAGACTACGACTCCGGCTCCCGGTGCAGCTCCTCACCCTCCGCCGAGTCTCAGTATCTGTCTTCGGTGGACTCCTTCGGCAGTCCACCCACTGCCGCCGCCTCCCAG GAGTGCGCCGGTCTCGGGGAAATGCCCGGTTCCTTCGTGCCCACGGTCACCGCGATCACAACCAGCCAGGACCTCCAGTGGCTCGTGCAACCCACCCTCATCTCTTCCATGGCCCAGTCCCAGGGGCAACCACTGGCCTCCCAGCCCCCGGCCGTCGACCCCTACGACATGCCAGGAACCAGTTACTCCACGCCGGGCATGAGTGGCTACGGCAGTGGCGGAGCCAGTGGCAGTGGCGGGCCTTCCACCAGCGGAACCGCCAGCGGACCTGGGCCTGCCCGTCCGGCCCGAGCCCGGCCTAGGAGACCCCGAGAGGAGACG CTTACTccggaagaggaggagaagagaagggttCGCCGGGAAAGAAACAAACTGGCAGCAGCAAAGTGTAGGAACCGTCGGCGGGAACTGACCGACCGGCTCCAGGCG GAGACAGATCAGctggaggaagaaaaggcagagctGGAGTCGGAGATCGCCGAGCTCCAGAAGGAGAAGGAACGTCTGGAGTTTGTGCTGGTGGCCCACAAACCGGGCTGCAAGATCCCCTACGAAgaggggccggggccgggcccgCTGGCGGAGGTGAGAGATTTGCCGGGGTCAGCATCCGCTAAGGAAGATGGTTTCAGCTGGCTGCTGccgcccccaccaccaccgcccctGCCCTTCCAGACCGGCCAAGACGCATCCCCCAACCTGACAGCTTCTCTCTTTACACACAGTGAAGTTCAAGTCCTCGGTGACCCCTTCCCCGTTGTTAACCCTTCGTACACTTCCTCGTTTGTCCTCACCTGCCCGGACGTCTCCGCGTTCACCGGCGCCCAACGCCCCAGCGGCAGTGACCAGCCTTCCGACCCCCTGAACTCGCCCTCCCTTCTTGCTCTGTGA